A section of the Chryseobacterium scophthalmum genome encodes:
- a CDS encoding thioredoxin family protein: protein MKKMSLVALLALSTLAFAQKIDQPTKVKNSNDKALLVKSDAAELEAKKKAAAEEKAKLPKPYDSKADAQADINKLVAQAKKEGKNIMIQAGGNWCIWCLRFNQYVQTTPELKKIVDKNYLYYHLNYSPDNKNEKVFSQYGNPGEKFGYPVFIVLDKNGKMIHVQQSDVLEEGKGYSLEKTKTFFNQWAPKS from the coding sequence ATGAAAAAAATGTCGTTAGTAGCTCTTCTTGCCTTAAGCACATTAGCTTTTGCACAGAAGATAGATCAACCAACAAAAGTTAAAAATTCAAACGATAAAGCTTTGTTGGTGAAAAGTGATGCAGCAGAACTGGAAGCAAAGAAAAAAGCTGCGGCAGAAGAAAAAGCAAAACTGCCCAAACCTTATGATTCTAAAGCAGATGCGCAGGCTGATATCAATAAACTTGTAGCTCAGGCTAAGAAAGAAGGAAAAAATATTATGATTCAGGCGGGAGGAAACTGGTGTATCTGGTGTTTGAGATTCAACCAATATGTACAGACAACTCCGGAATTGAAGAAAATTGTAGATAAAAATTATCTTTATTATCATTTAAATTATTCTCCGGATAATAAAAATGAAAAAGTTTTTAGTCAATACGGAAATCCGGGAGAGAAATTCGGATATCCTGTATTTATTGTTTTAGATAAAAATGGAAAGATGATCCACGTACAGCAAAGTGACGTTTTGGAAGAAGGAAAAGGCTACAGTTTGGAAAAAACGAAAACATTTTTTAACCAATGGGCTCCGAAATCATAA